Below is a genomic region from Trichoderma asperellum chromosome 2, complete sequence.
ACCCTGTTATCCAACCCGGTATTCTTCTATCTACCTGGGGTCAGCATTTTgggagtttttcttttctttttttctttttctttctctttttctttttttcttttctaggGTGGCATCTATATACATACCAAACCAGGGAGGGGGCTTCCATATGAGGCTCCTGCAGATTGGGCACCCATCAGCTATCAGATATATGAAACAAGCAGAAGAGCAGGGCATCGGCAGGGGAGTAAGCGAAGCAGAGCAGTGCCACGTCTTAAAAGATTCTTACCCATATCCACAAATCCAGAATTCCGACGTATTATCGGATGCAGTCATTGCAACGTGTCACACGAGATACCTATTCTATCTTGCCCGTTGCTCCGGGCCGACTAAATAGATGCACTACCGAAGAGATTTGAGTGATAAAATTACAAAATGAGGATAACAAACAGCGGTCTACTACAGGTCTGATAGAAAGAAGATTTGTTGGCAAGTCTCTAGGAAAGGGAATAGCCTTATAGAGGGGCGTTTTCGTTGGAAAGACAATGGGTCCAAGTTGCACATTGAAGTAAGAAAATGAGTGCTATATCCGCGGTGGGAATGATTACAAAGCAAGATACCTATCGAGTCATGGCAATGGCATATTTAGAGCTTGGCAAGACACAATTTACAGCAGCCTCGCTCGGTTTACCTTGAGCGAATAGGAATCTGCGAATGGATTCTTTGCCAGCCTAGGGAGGTGGGCAAAGCCTGTCCATAACATAATGCAAGTCGAATCTCGTGACCTGGACGACGTGAAGAGCGAACAGACAATTACTTGGCCATTGTGGAGTCTCGTTTTCTCTCTGCGACCTGGTGTCATTGGATGATGCGCAGAGCCTCAACAACCCCGAGGCGGCTGTGCAAGTTTCCAATGGATGGATCAACGGTCTCCATGCTGGttaattttctctctcatacATGGATCTCGGTTTTCGGCGCCTTGGCCTCTTGGCTGacaaccagcagcagcaacttggAGGGACACGCATGGCTCTGGGTTTCTGCTGACAACTtgggcatttttttttttttttggaatcAGGATAGGCGAACTGTCGATCTACAGCCAATGTTCTATTTTGGTCTGCTTCTCCTTTGACACAGCAATGGGGAGCCCTGAATGGATGGCTGGAAGGATTAAACGAGGCGCGGCGCTCAAGGGCACCCCGCCCCAAAGGCTGGCGCAAGGCACAGGGATCGTCTTGCTTGCAGACTAGGCGGATGACTACGAGGACGGCGTCTGTGTGACGGATGTGCAGCTGAGGTCCAGTTAACGCGTATTACTGTACGGAGCGCCAGGCAATCCGCATTGCATCGCCGGCAGTGCTCGACTAGGTTCAATCCGGGGCTGCTGGTGCATCATCTGGACGCCAAGGCAAACACCGCCAGACGCTTCTCCTCGCCCTTTTCCAGCTgcaatcttaaataaacaaCGTCGTCGCGTCGCTTGGGATTGACACAGCTCGGCTCTTCTTTCCGAACGCTTGCAGGCTTGTAGCCCCTATTCGGCGTGCAATCTTGGCTTATATAGACCGTCATTTCGAGCCTTTTGCCCCGCGCAGgcacttgctgctgcaacttggattgtctctcttttcccccacCTTGGGTAGCTGCTCGATTCAAGAAGCTTCCAAGAGCAAAGAGCGCGCATCGCACGTCGCATAGAAATCCCGCATTGCGTTCCGTATCATTCACCTGCcgtttctcttcatcttgctaCTACAAAAATGGCTTATCAGCGCCCTTACGACGAAGACGCTCTGCCCAGGTATGCCCCTTCGCGCCCCGTGATGCGAAACACCAGCCCACTAACGCTTTCGCCAACAACAGATTTGCCGAGCCTGAGCCCGTAAGTTTTGCTTGAACCGACCGTTTCGTTtcgagatggagaggcggCAGCAGTTAACCGGCCCTTTTGTGCATCTTTACAGAAACCAGGTTCGGTTCCGCCACAGCATGGCGGAGCGCCTCCACAGGCGAGATACGATCGACCGCCGCAACAACCGCAataccaccagcagcagtaccagcagcagcccccgCGCCAGCAGCCATCTCCCAGACACGACCAGCATTATGACCACCCGCCGCGGCGTGATACAGGTGGGCATGGCCCAGGACAGCCGAGATacgaccagcagcagcgacacgACAACAGATCACCAATTCATCACCCAGGCGCGTACGGCCTAGGGTCGCCGCCTCCTGTTGCCGCTGCCCAGCGCCCGGCAGCTCAGCACCACCCTGCTGCAACCTCCAGGCCaccgccatctccagccaatGATGGGAGTGGTGCTGATCCGACGCTGCTGCCCTTGTTCAGAGCTGTTGACAAAGATGGTGAGGAGCCACAAACCTAAAAGATGTCGACGTGGCTTTATAGCAAGGTGCTGAACTATAGACTAACACTACGTCTCTCCAAAACAGGAACTGGACACTTATCCGAGAAGGAACTTTCAGCAGCCCTGGTCAACGGCGACTGGACCGCCTTCGATATCCAAACCGTCCGCATGATGATTCGCATGTTTGACTCGGACCGCAGTGGTACCATCGGCTTCAACGAGTTCTGCGGTCTCTGGTCCTTCCTAGCCTCGTGGCGCACCCTGTTCGATCGCTTCGACGTTGaccgcagcggcagcatctcCCTCCCGGAGTTCACCGATGCCCTCATCGCCTTCCGCTACCGCCTCAGCCCGCAGTTTGTCGAGCTGCTGTTCCGCACGTACGATAAGCGCAACGAGGGCGTCATGAGCTTTGACCTGTTTGTCCAGGCTTGTATATCGCTGAAGCGCATGACGGATGTGTTCAAGagatatgatgatgatagGGATGGATACATTACATTGAGCTTTGAGGATTTCCTGAGCGAGATTTTGAAGCAGATGAAATAGATGAAAACAAAATCTTGATTCTAAGGGGGAAATTCTGTTAGACTGTGCACATTAGAGGAGAGATATATAAAGGAGGAAAGGGCTggattttgctttttttttaatcataTGTTGGCGGATATGTCTGCAGAAGTAGACAATGTCGACGTGGATTGACAAATGGATGCGCGATACCCTGGGAGATGTGAGGGCATCTCATTTGTGTAGGCGAGACAATTCgtttttagctattataatcATCATTGACTTGAGTATTATACAAGGGGCTCTACGCTTTGGAATTGTGATATACATGCTAGCTCGCAAAGCTCGGAACAAGTAGTATTGACATTCTCATTGCCATCCTCTACCCGATGGGCACGCGATATGCGGAGTACATTTATTAGATGGTGACACTCCCGGAGAAACGGGAGCAAAGTCAGCCTGATTGGATTTTGGATTATTGTCAAAAGGATATGTTGGTTGGTTCATACTATGAGAGCCTGGCTGGATTTCGGATTATTGCCAAAAGGAGATGTTGTTGGTTGGTTTATACCATGAGAGAGCCTTGTTTCTTGAAGAAGGGTTGTATATTATGTGGCAGTGCATCTTCTACTTCTATAAAGCTGATAAATTCGTTGGTTTATACCATGAGAGAGCCTTGTTTCTTGAAGAAGGGTTGTATATTATGTGGCAGTGCATCTTCTACTTCTATAAAGCTGATAAATTCGTTGGTTTATACCATGAGAGAGCCTCGTTTCTTGAGGAGGGGTTGTATCATGTGGCAGTGCATCTTCGACTTCTATAAAGCTGATGAGTTCTCTGCAAAAGTCATCAAGGAGTTTCATTCTATTCATAACTCAGCATCGAGAATTCTGCCTGCCCGCGACAAAcacagaggaaaaaaaaaaaaaaaaaaaaaaaaaaccatgcCAAGATATCGCAAAGCTAATGTCTTGTGGTGGGACAGTTCTTCAATGTACATCCGCTGTCCCCATTGCAACGACATCCATCGGCATACCTTTATTGGGGATTATCAAGATGAACAGTACCGCGTACCGCACTGTGGACATCGCGAAGATTACAGGATTTGCTTCCCACGCAATGGTCAATATGAGATCGACAAGATCAGGGGTTTCTATGTCCGGGCGGGAGTCGATCCGACCGAATATTCCGCGAGATTCGATCCCGCTGAGACGGTGGATGTAAGCCACAAACGCAAATGGtacgaagcaaaagaagaagtcgagATGGACGAATATCATCGCCATAAACTTCAGCAACTCTTCTGCAGTCTTAACCTGGGACCTATTCAAGAAGTTGAGCACGTCAACAGACTTCAATCTGCGGTATCAGACATGATTGGGGGCAGGGTTGAAGCCGTACGGTCCTACCTCGAGACTTCGCGCGAGAAGGACATCTTTCTTCATGGCGTGAAGGCTTCACAAGATTGCCAGTACGATATTGACGAGTGGGATGCATACCAAGACCTCCTCAAGAGC
It encodes:
- a CDS encoding uncharacterized protein (EggNog:ENOG41); this encodes MAYQRPYDEDALPRFAEPEPKPGSVPPQHGGAPPQARYDRPPQQPQYHQQQYQQQPPRQQPSPRHDQHYDHPPRRDTGGHGPGQPRYDQQQRHDNRSPIHHPGAYGLGSPPPVAAAQRPAAQHHPAATSRPPPSPANDGSGADPTLLPLFRAVDKDGTGHLSEKELSAALVNGDWTAFDIQTVRMMIRMFDSDRSGTIGFNEFCGLWSFLASWRTLFDRFDVDRSGSISLPEFTDALIAFRYRLSPQFVELLFRTYDKRNEGVMSFDLFVQACISLKRMTDVFKRYDDDRDGYITLSFEDFLSEILKQMK